Below is a genomic region from Gasterosteus aculeatus chromosome 2, fGasAcu3.hap1.1, whole genome shotgun sequence.
TtatatttcattacattacatgttatttagctggtgcttttatccaaagtgggGAAACTCCACCGATCTTTCACGGCCTGGAGGGACTGAGCGGCGTTCTGGTGTGGAGGCCCGCGGTCCGACACAATAAGCGAGACCACAGAACTTAGAGCGGTGTACTCGTGGTACGACGCGGGGATGACGCTGCAGGACCGGGAAATAAAACATGCAGACAGGTTACGACTGAACGGGCGCAGAGTCAAACGGCCCCTGAGACCAGCCTGGTAACCGGACAGACAGACGGCGAGCCAGAGAAACGTCTATGGGATGAGCCATGGGGCGTGGCAGCGGGCGGAACACAGGGTGGAAACTATAGGACGACCCAAAGCGAAACATCAGCACACGTCTGTCAAAATAGCACACAGACAGGGGGAAGAAACGGAGGAGTGGACAGGAAACAGTTGCAATGCAGAGGCCTTTTTTATATAAGCTGCCATAATTcatttgtaatgtaatttgaCTTCATGGAACGACAGTTAGTACAAGATAAGGGACACAGTGGAGTGGACTTTCTATTTGAGTCATCTTACTTTCACTTTCACGTCCtgaccattttccttttctgtttttgatgTTGCAGCATGAGAAGGCCTCCGTGCAGATGTTTGACCACCTGGTGGCTGACAACAATCTGAAGTcggagatggagaagaagcaCGGCCTGGTGCTGCCAGAGGACCTGGACTTCATCAAGGAAATGATCGCCGGACTGATGGACCCAAAGGACCCGAAGGTAGCCAAAATAACAGATGCCAAACACAAACTCTAAAAAACAGTAGTCCACAAACCAAAAGGGTGACTTCATAATATAACATTGAATATGAATAGATAAATCACATCTTTGCTAGTATTCATTTTTAGTTTAGAATTATTGCTATTAGATTTTATTCTTATTATCTTTACGCAAATAACGACGGACTGCTCATGAAAAGAAATATTTAGTTGGTCGAAAATAAACATACAATGATTACAAAACTCCTGAACAGAGCACCGTGAACCCAGGTGACACCAGACCAGTACCTTGAAGGTGGGCAGCATGAGGAACATGTGACCTCCTCTGGAGATCAGGCCGATGGAGACGGTGCATTGCAGAGATGGAAGAATGATCACGTTGTTCTATTCGTTCCTGACGTCACTGTGGTTTCATCTCCCCAGTGGCCCTATAAAGGCCGTCCAAAGGACAAGTCCTTCCTCTATGAAATCGTGTCCAACAAAAGAAACGGCATCGATGTGGACAAGTGGGACTACTTTGCCAGGTGGGGTCTGTACCCTGAATGTTCCTTATTCATCTGTTAACTTGGTCTTCTCACCACAGCGTGTCTTCATCCTCAGGGACTGCTACCACCTGGGCATCAAGAACAACTTTGACTACGGCCGCTGCCTGATGTTCGCCAGAGTGTGTGAGGTGAAGGGGCGGAAGCAGATCTGCTTCAGAGACAAGGTGCTTCTAACCAGCCGGAGATCCAAAGCCTATCGGCTCAAAATGAGAATCCATCTTAGGGTTAGGGGGAGTGAGGTACAAAAGCCGCATACATTTCTGGTAGAGACCGggcaatcagcatgtagccccctTTAGTAAAGGTATAGTCTGAAGATGTAAAGGCTCTCTGCATTCATTTCAGATGTGAGTCTCTTTGAAAACGCCTTGTCAGAACTTCTGTCCTCCGTCCTCCATGCGTCCTCTAATCGGTTGTCTCTTAACAGGAAGTGGGAAATCTGTACGACATGTTCTACACAAGGGACTGTCTCCACCGGAGAGCCTACAAGCACAAAGCGGTCAACATCGTGGAGACTATGTGAGGAGCTTGTTGTCTTTTCTTCATGACCCCCACGTGTGCTACGTTTTTACACAGCGATCATGTGATTTTCTCAGGATCACTGAGGCCTTTTGGAACGCAGACAAGTTCATCAGGTTTGAAGGCTCTAAAGGGAAGATGTTCAAGCTCTCCGAGACCATCGATGACATGGAGGCCTACACCAAGGTGACCGGTGAGTAGAAACACGCCGTTACTTCGATTTCCGCCTAAAGTTTTTCCATGTGAAGCAGAAAGTTAGACTGCTGATTGTTATCTGCCAATATCCActgatatgtgatgaagggaTCAGTGTTCGTGAtctctgatcatgtgacattgtAAGCAACCAATTGGTGTTTAGATCGACAGGAGGCGGAGCTAGCAACGTTATGTGTAATTAATACATTAGTATGGGAcctttaaatgtactttctattttgaagatgtttttatatatatatatatatatatatatatatatatatatatatatatatatatatatatatatatatatatatatatattagagatGAAATATGACGTGTTACAATTCCAGAAAACACCCAAAACAGATTATAATAAATCAGATCACCGAGCAATGAGGAAACAAACTCAAAGTTTTCAAAAGGTTCTCTTATAAAATAGGGATAAGTAATGTTCTGGGACGGAGCTTTTTGTCAAAACATCCTCACTATAAATTTAAACTACTAAGTGTAACTTGTATATGATGTGAATTGATCAATATCAAGACTCCTGTAAAGAAATAATATTAATCTATTGCAGAAACTATTTTGGTCCCTTCTTTGTAAGATTGCAATGAAGGCCACTGTGTATTTAATGTACTTTcacttttttaccttttttaaaagtaaCAAATATATTGGCTGGATGATCACGTGAATGTTCTGTTGTCTGTGTTTActgccccctctcctcccctttcttcCTAGATGACGTCTTTCAAAAAATACTCAACACATCCTTTGATGAGTTGAACGCCTTGAGGGAGATTCTCAACCGTGCAAACCCAATTGAGATTCTCAACCCCAAAAACCTGGAGAACTCGAAGGAGATTCTTAAAAACGTTGTGTGTCGAAATCTCTACAAATGTCTCGGACAAGCCCTCCCGCCCAAGCACGTGAACGTCAGTGTGATTAAAGCTCAGTTATATTCAGTTATTTTAACTTTGGAGAAGCTGGAAGCAGTAAATGTTTAACGATGGAAGcgtctttgttcatgtttggaTGAACATAATGAACTACAAAATCTACAAAAACACGATTTATCTGAAttgtataaaaaagaaatagaatgCAAATAACATTTTAGGTTCGAGGTGACTCGTGTTgtattatcccccccccccatggttaAATAAGcaacctccacctcctgctctttCCCCTCTGAAAGGAGAAGATTGCGAGCTGGGAAGACGATCTGGCTCAATGCATCCCTCAGGACGTGGTTCTGAATCCAGAGGACTTCATCATCGATGTGAGGCTTATTGATCTGATCAGTCCTCGTGCTCCCTGCTCTATGTGTCTGCAGGCTTCACTACAACCTTCTCACTCTTTTAGGTCATCAACTTTGACTacgggatgaagaagaagaaccccATCAACAGCGTGCGCTTCTACAGCAAGGACGACCCGAACAAAGGCTTCCGTATCAGCAAGGAACAGGTCAGAACCGAACAAGAAGCCCCGACTTCAGATCTCAGGACCGGCTTCAGGTTGTTTATGTCCAACTCTTCCCAATGAAGATGGAGCTTCAAGTTGAAAACGTCCCATCTTCCTACTTTATTGTGTTAAATGAAGTAAACTAAGTACATTGtgcacctccttctcctcctctccaggtgTCTAAACTTCTCCCGCAGCAGTTATCCAAGCAGCTGATCCAGGTCTCCTGCAAGAAGCTTGACAGCAGGAGTCTGGAGGCGGCAAAGGAGAACTTTGAACTGTGGTGCTCTCATAATGATTTCTGGGTGATTCAGGTAATCTGCACCTGCGGAGACGATAGTTACAATGTAGCAACGCAACTGTAACAAGCTGGAAAACAGTGACACAATCAGAGAAAATAAGCGCAATTCTGTAGAAgtctgagaaaatgactctacttctctctggatttattccctcagtaaacattgtaaacatgagtttatggtctcagtctctagtttcaggtcttcttcaacacaacatgatgtttatttggtacattatggtccatttagattcaaacagaccataaagcaggggctgctttagggcggggctacatgctgattgacaggttatcAGTGGAAGCCAGAGACATATAAAAGTAGCCGACATGAGGGATTAAAGATGGAAATAAAGAATGTGATTGTGACAGAattatatgtaatgtaatatgtgtCCAAAAGTCTGATCCGGTGGAAGTGGACTTTTGAACCCTTTGAGCCTCATTGTCTCCTGTTGTTTGGTTCCTCACACAGGATGAAGACATCTTGCCCCCGCTGGGACTCCTGTGAAGTCCAGCGGGACGACATGAAGGAAGTAAACTCAGTTGGTACTAATGTAGACAAATATAATCTATATTATAAATCTCTTTCTACGAGGTGTTGGTGAGCACAGCAAAGATTATAATATCTTTGCACCAAAAAGAGGGATGCGGTACTCGGGGCcctttgcttgtgtttttaaactCTTTATTATAATACTcacaaacatttagttttagttttaccctttttaatgttggttttatttgataTCAAGTGTAACAGATCGTGCTCCCTTCTTCTGTCACAACctttaaaacatatatttaaatgtaagctgcgagcagcgatggacgggtcctcgctgcTCTGCACACGTCGGCAATCTGGCCAGACGACTACAAACGGCCAAGAACGCCTGTGGTCGTCGGACAAAGCGACCGCGAGTCAGTAACGGCAGCGAGCGCCGCTGGGAAGGAATCTTTGTCAAATCTATCGTTAACATTATCAAGTTCTTAAGTCTTTTcatttgagagggatcagattaacctgtgaggagcaggctggaaaataaaaaacatttaacttcctgttgccaccaaattatgaaaatgtgcaaaataatAAGCAAGTCATGTGTAAGATATGTGTCTTGCCATATTAAGCCACACGTCTTGGAAGTTTGTTGGTCGATATCTTCTAAAATCACTGAGACAACAAGCAACAAAGATTTTCAGGTGATATTGaaccaataatgatccacaaAATATTCTGTGATAATCGGACAGAGAATTTAGGAGAGATGGacaataatgtgtttttgactAAATTCCAAATGAGGGAAAATCTAACTCGGCGTATTTAAATGCCATGATTGTACTTTGTGTTACCcgagagcacatgtgtgccaaatgtCAATCAGGCATTGGGGGGAAAATGGAGCTACTGTGATACTTCTCTCATTTCTAGGAGGTGCTACAGAGACGCTTCTTTATAcccaaataatatatattaataattccttgaaatacaatgtTCCTCTACGACGAGTCGTAGCGAGGACCTTATTAATTCGGCTCAAACGTTTATGTGAACAGATTTTGGCGcgtgagtgtttatttttcagatgtgTGTGACGTTGTTgactttattgtttattgttctgATGCTGAGTGGCTCAACTTTAAgatatttgcattatttt
It encodes:
- the LOC144383584 gene encoding deoxynucleoside triphosphate triphosphohydrolase SAMHD1-like isoform X2, coding for MAGRPSDDHPPTYVDVPSTEPQTDYAGWGVEETCRYLRAEGLGEWEDAFREHRITGVGLRYLADADLEKMGLKLHEDRLRVLHILRKLWQIEVEPSKKPGAPEMAGYVRWGVEETCQYLRDEGLGEWEVTFREHRITGVGLRYLAYADLEKMGLKFLGDRLRVLHSLRKLWQIEAEPSKVFNDPIHGHMVMHPLLIKIIDTPQFQRLRHIKQLGGVYFVFPGASHNRFEHSLGVAHLAGELVRALKRRQGDLDIDDRDVLCVQIAGLCHDLGHGPFSHMFDGKFIPKAGSDPSWTHEKASVQMFDHLVADNNLKSEMEKKHGLVLPEDLDFIKEMIAGLMDPKDPKWPYKGRPKDKSFLYEIVSNKRNGIDVDKWDYFARDCYHLGIKNNFDYGRCLMFARVCEVKGRKQICFRDKEVGNLYDMFYTRDCLHRRAYKHKAVNIVETMITEAFWNADKFIRFEGSKGKMFKLSETIDDMEAYTKVTDDVFQKILNTSFDELNALREILNRANPIEILNPKNLENSKEILKNVVCRNLYKCLGQALPPKHVNEKIASWEDDLAQCIPQDVVLNPEDFIIDVINFDYGMKKKNPINSVRFYSKDDPNKGFRISKEQVSKLLPQQLSKQLIQVSCKKLDSRSLEAAKENFELWCSHNDFWVIQDEDILPPLGLL
- the LOC144383584 gene encoding deoxynucleoside triphosphate triphosphohydrolase SAMHD1-like isoform X1; this encodes MAGRPSDDHPPTYVDVPSTVTSAQEPQTDYAGWGVEETCRYLRAEGLGEWEDAFREHRITGVGLRYLADADLEKMGLKLHEDRLRVLHILRKLWQIEVEPSKKPGAPEMAGYVRWGVEETCQYLRDEGLGEWEVTFREHRITGVGLRYLAYADLEKMGLKFLGDRLRVLHSLRKLWQIEAEPSKVFNDPIHGHMVMHPLLIKIIDTPQFQRLRHIKQLGGVYFVFPGASHNRFEHSLGVAHLAGELVRALKRRQGDLDIDDRDVLCVQIAGLCHDLGHGPFSHMFDGKFIPKAGSDPSWTHEKASVQMFDHLVADNNLKSEMEKKHGLVLPEDLDFIKEMIAGLMDPKDPKWPYKGRPKDKSFLYEIVSNKRNGIDVDKWDYFARDCYHLGIKNNFDYGRCLMFARVCEVKGRKQICFRDKEVGNLYDMFYTRDCLHRRAYKHKAVNIVETMITEAFWNADKFIRFEGSKGKMFKLSETIDDMEAYTKVTDDVFQKILNTSFDELNALREILNRANPIEILNPKNLENSKEILKNVVCRNLYKCLGQALPPKHVNEKIASWEDDLAQCIPQDVVLNPEDFIIDVINFDYGMKKKNPINSVRFYSKDDPNKGFRISKEQVSKLLPQQLSKQLIQVSCKKLDSRSLEAAKENFELWCSHNDFWVIQDEDILPPLGLL
- the LOC144383584 gene encoding deoxynucleoside triphosphate triphosphohydrolase SAMHD1-like isoform X3; translated protein: MAGRPSDDHPPTYVDVPSTVTSAQEPQTDYAGWGVEETCRYLRAEGLGEWEDAFREHRITGVGLRYLADADLEKMGLKFLGDRLRVLHSLRKLWQIEAEPSKVFNDPIHGHMVMHPLLIKIIDTPQFQRLRHIKQLGGVYFVFPGASHNRFEHSLGVAHLAGELVRALKRRQGDLDIDDRDVLCVQIAGLCHDLGHGPFSHMFDGKFIPKAGSDPSWTHEKASVQMFDHLVADNNLKSEMEKKHGLVLPEDLDFIKEMIAGLMDPKDPKWPYKGRPKDKSFLYEIVSNKRNGIDVDKWDYFARDCYHLGIKNNFDYGRCLMFARVCEVKGRKQICFRDKEVGNLYDMFYTRDCLHRRAYKHKAVNIVETMITEAFWNADKFIRFEGSKGKMFKLSETIDDMEAYTKVTDDVFQKILNTSFDELNALREILNRANPIEILNPKNLENSKEILKNVVCRNLYKCLGQALPPKHVNEKIASWEDDLAQCIPQDVVLNPEDFIIDVINFDYGMKKKNPINSVRFYSKDDPNKGFRISKEQVSKLLPQQLSKQLIQVSCKKLDSRSLEAAKENFELWCSHNDFWVIQDEDILPPLGLL